The sequence ggtaattttaaaaaatagtcaTTGTTGCAATctcggaaacacagcagccaatattTGCAAAGAGCAAATGGAAATATGAACAGTTAAGCAGTAATGTTAATGTTGTTTGAGGGAAGAATATTGGCTAAGACAGCAGAAAAATTCCTCTTTTCTTGGAATAGTGCCTTAATTCTGCTCAAGAAGACAGCCAGGATCTTATCTGAAAGACCCAAATAACATTCTTTCATGGCTGCACTGAATTCTAAGCCAGGTTCTCTGGAGTAGAACTTGAAATGATGACAATCCTAGATTACCACGGCCAAGGCCTTGGTATGTGGTAGCAGGGGTAACAGACACCTAAACTACTATCTTCCTTGTGTCACCTCCAATTTACTGAGGGGTGACTCTGGTTGTTCGGTTTAAACTATTGGCTAAAAATGAAGATAGCCCTAAACTATTAAATATTTGATAATGTTATCACATATTCATTACTATATTTAACCAGACATTGTACATTCTTGCAAGTGTATTAGTTTCAATGACAGTGGATGCCATTTTGAAACAGATTCTAACGTGTAGCTCTGTGGTGTCATtgccctcagactgtgaccagaCTTCCTGAAGGTGACTGTCTGTCATCAGGTATTGGGGCAGTAAGTTTCAATATTTGTCCCTTACATTTCAACAGCGACAATGCAGACAGTTAAACATACTCTTCTTTAAAGAAAGATTTAAGTGATGGTGTATTACCTACTGAAGTAGGGCATTAAGGTACAAAGTAGGAACCAGTAAGACCAAGCAGGGAGGGCAttgaccggttgggccgaagggcctgcttttgtgctgtattgttcaatGACTCTAAGTCTtttccaccctccccttcccccacccacatttCCTATGCTATCATCTATGTAGCCTCTTGAAAGGAAATGTTGGAGTATTTATTTCATCTTGTGGTGGATTCCTTCCTTTCCAGAAGGAATTAATTGCTATGTCTGAGGGAGAAACCTCTAATGGTAGAACACCACAAATGAAAGGAATCTTACAGAAACCCATGTTAGAATCTGCTGTTTCAAAATGGCACCCATTGTCAGTTAAACAAATTCACTTGGAAGAGTGCAGAAGTGCACAACATCTGGTTAAATGTAGCTGGATTTGGTTTCAGGCGGTTCTTTGCTTACTCGAGGATTGCACACCATGTGTGAGCTTTAGTCCAGGTGAAGAGGGTCTTGCCTGCTGTCTGGAGAGCTGGCAAGAGCCCCGTGTCGCTTCCTTTGAGAtattcgtagaatccctgcagtgcagaagatgtaagaaatgagatgatggcatccgtgttgatgatccggcacgtcttgcagaggttgctgtggcagggttgtgtggttgtacgacctcaaacagaccattgtccgcagcaaactacccagccttcaggagaacagtgaccacgacaccacacaaccctgccacagcaacctctgcaagacgtgccggatcatcgacacggatgccatcatctcacgtgagaacaccatccaccaggtacacggtacatactcttgcaactcgaccaacgttgtctacctgatacggtgcaggaaaggatgtcccgaggcatggtacactggggagaccatgcagacgctacaacaacggatgaatgaacaccgctcgacaatcaccaggcaagagtgttctcttcctgttggggaacacttcagtggtcatgggcatttggcctctgatcttcgggtaagcgctctccaaggcggccttcacgacacacgacaatgcagaatcgctgagcagagactgatagccaagttccgcacacatgaggacggcctcaaccaggatattgggttcatgtcacactatctgtaacccccacgacttgcatgggcttgcaaaatctcactaactgtcccggctggagacaatacacatctctttaacctgtgcttaaccctctctccactcacattgtctgtacctttaagacttgattacctgtaaagactcgcattccaaccattattttgtaaattgagtttgtgtctttatatgccctgtttgtgaacagaactcccacttacctgatgaagaagcagcgctccgaaagctagtggcttttgctaccaaataaacctgttggactttaacctggtgttgtgagacttcttactgtgtttaccccagtccattgccggcatctccacatcgtgcagaagaaggccatttggcctgttgagtctggaccggcaacaatcccacccaggctctatcctaacaccacctatttacccttgctagccccgctgacactaaggggcaatttagcatgacctatcaacctaacacgcaaatctttggagtgtgggaggaaaccggagcacccggaggaaacccacgcagacatggggcaaacgtgcaaactccacacagacaatcatccgaggccagaattgaacctgggtccctggcactgtgaagcagcagtgctaaccactgtgccaccgtgccacccttaagtgTCAGTCAGCCACTTCAGTGGTTGGCAGTGGGCATTTTACAGGATCAAGGACTCCAGGAGGTGCAGAGATCCTGCACCCTCCCATCCTCCACAACCCCCGAGAACTGCAAGTCAATCAGAGGCTCGCAGCTCTCCATTGCAGGCACAGCCGGAAGCAGTTGTAGTAGCTGCCGGCCGTGTGCCCAGCAGAGACCCAGGATCAGCAAGGTGAATGAGGGTGAAATGGGATCGTGGGAAGAGGAGTCGCTGGCTGTGGTGGGAGCAAGGGGGGTGGGCTGGGGACTGGCTCTCAGGCCCCTGCTTTCCCGATATCGGGTTCCTCAATCCGGCATTGAGTGTCTTTCTACACCAGGCTTGCATCGGTGGAAAGGTGGAGCGTCACTTCCCATCTGATCTCCAATCCGATAACACCTATTTATTCTGCTCATCTTTCAAACCAAGTTTGCATCCATGCTATGTGGTACAGACAAGAATTGGTTAGTTGGGCTGCTGTGTGGAAAAGGAGCAGGAGTGTTTGCTGGACAGTTGGAGACTGTTTCTAAGGATGAGGAGAATTGGTATTGGAGTTATACCTTGGCCACTGTACGAAGAAGGTTCCTGATAGAGATGGGATTCTTTTGTCAAAATGGAGTGGGTGTATTTTAGCTGTGGTCAAGGCAGCTTTCTGTGTACTGCATCTCTTACTACTTAGACCATATTGAATGTGTTTCTTTTGTCTAATGTAAATAGGCAATTCATTTCAGGTTTCTGGCAGAGAGGAACGGGGGGGTTATTGGCgtggtggtaatgccactggactatGCCTGCAGATATGAATTCAGATctcaccaaggcagctggtggaatttaaattcaattaataagtctggaatataaagctagtctcagtaatggtgaccatgacagctattgttgattgtcgtggAAACCCACAagtggcctttagggaaggaaatctgccatccttacctggtctggcctgtgtgtgattcagaccacagcaatgtggttgactcttaactctgaaatgttcactcagttcaagggcaattaggcatgggcaacaaatgctggcactgCCAGCGAAACCCACACTCCATGAAAAGAGTAAAGAAATAGAGGAGAGAACTGGAGTCATAGGGCAGAATAATCATCTACAATCCTTCAGTCACTAAAACCTAACATCACCTGACCAGATAATGTTTTAGCCTCATCCATTGCACCAGTATCCCAATactaaaatggtaaaattcctcaTCATTTGTTCCCTTTGACAGTGTAAAAaacatgttttggcctcatcCATTGGCCAAGCATTACCAGGGAAACAATTGTGAATGGTTCAGTTATGCATTTGTTATTTTCTAAATGATTTTATGAATTTTATTTAAGGGAAAAAAATGTGAACTTACTGTTGGAAAATGCCAAGAGTGAGCATTCCAGTCATTCATTCGTATCAATTGCTGGTGTTCGGACCCACACCCCGAACACGTTAAACTATTAAACCTGTTTTATTAGAGATTTTATTTTTGGCTCCAGAATTTTGCTGACAAAATGAGCTCAAGTGAAACAGACCCTGTAATATTACCCAAGTGAAATGTTGGAGTCTTAGAATAACCTAACATATTTCAGATTGGTGTGATCAAATCTTTATGCCAATTTGAATATCTCTCTTACTCTAACAGTTTTATGGAGGGTTTTAACATCATCCTCACTCTAGCCTTTGTGCAGAGCTATTGTGAGTTGCTGAATAACACTGTAAACAGTCTCAGCAGCCACTGTTGATTCACACGGTGCCATACCCGATGTCTAATCCCGTTtacgtgcaatgctgtgtgatcctGCTGCTCCAGACTTCTGCGATAGGGCTGCATTAatcattctctgtttcctgttctctcgtgtttcatttgtgttgtttttttttgcctTGTAAATAAACTGCATCCATTGCTCATTATTACTTATCCAAATTCATACACAATTGTGAATTTCCATTCAAGTGAATTGGAAAATTGTTTAATCTTAATGAAACAGATTTTTTCTTGTGTATTTTTATGTTCATCGAGGTGACCTCGTTGGAGCATGGAATGCACATCCCCACCATATGAAGCATGTGGTAGCATTTCTTTGACAGATGTAGTATATACTTAAATGCAGAGAATGTCTCCTCCTGCGCTGCTCCAGCCAGCCCAATGCAGAAAAGCAACTTGTGTCTCACCAGTGTGACACAAGTCATGAATCTTGCTGTGTTTTCTATGTGAAATTGTCAATCTAGTGCCAGTATGTATCAGAAAATTGTCAATAACGTTTTTCTTTTTCTTACAGGTTGCCATGGTTGAAGTTCAGCTGGAGATGGAGTACAATTATCCCAAGTTCCTGCTCATCGCCTTCAGTGCCTGCACAACTGTGCTGGTAGCTGTCCACCTCTTTGCCCTCCTGATCAGCACTTGCATCCTGCCTAACGTGGAAGCAGTCAGCAACATCCATAATCTCAACTCAGTCAATGAATCACCCCACGAGCGCATGCACTACTACATCGAGCTAGCTTGGGGCTTCTCGACGGCGCTGGGTATCCTACTCTTCCTCACAGAGGTGGTCCTGCTTTGCTGGATCAAGTTTCTACCGGTAGACCAAACTGGGAAGGACGGCAAAAAGACTGATCCAGCCCAGGCGGGGCACACTGGGTGGAATGCAGCTTTGGCATCCACGATTATCATGGTACCGGTGGGCCTTATCTTTGTCATTTTCACCATACACTTTTACCGTTCGCTGGTAGGGCACAAAACCGAACGTCACAACCAGGAAATTGAAGAGCTGCATAAGCTGAAAGTGCAGCTGGACGGTCACGACCGGGTCTTGCAAATGGTTTGAAAAAGTAACCAATCGCCAAAAGGATTTACTCGCCCAGCCTGGGGCTCTGGGCTTTTGCTGCCCGTATGATCTCCGTTGCAAGTGCCATATGGGCCCTCCTGTTTATTCAGGAATCCACGTTTACAGCTGCAGCTTTACATGGTCTTTGTGGTTACAGTACTTACTGCATTGTCTCAAGAAACAAAAAAATCAAGGCTTATGCAACTCTTTCCCTTTGTCTCAGAGCTGAGATGTAAACTGGAATCCTAAACTTATCCAAAAGTGCTTCAGGTTGTACGGATGCCACCCCGACTGCAGAGGGACTGTGATTTGAACGAAAAGGATGCTGACCTTTTTTTTCTTAGAAAAAAAAGCTTAATTCCTTACAGGACTGAAAACTCTAGAGGAACTGTTCCAGATTACCAGATGTAGACCAATCCCAATTCCTCTCCAACCTTCCAGTTTGGTTTTACAGTACAGGTTTAAACCTGTGTCAGGAATCTGACGTTCTGAGAGTGCGATGGATTAGGCAGAAATGAAAAGCTGGAAACTGACCAGAAGGTCTAAGGATATGTGGTGTTGTAGAATGGTGTTTCTGAAATGTCACAGATTTTTACAATGCATTCTTCCTCCCTGTATCCTGCAGAGAAATTCTTAAAAGCAGTTTTCGCTGGGTCCTTGCAGGACTAGATATCCAGTGGTCCTCCCAGCTGGTCAGAAGGGGAGTGTTATAATCCAGTGGGGCTACCCACTTGACTCCTGCTTTGCTATGGGCTAATATTATCAGGAGCTCAGTGGATTGGGCGTTCAGCCTGTGTTCCTCTATTCCATAGCATACTGATGCGCCAATgcgatgtgccactgtgcctccatatTATTAACAATATGCTATTATAACCCTGATCTGGATAATCTTATTTAATCTAATACCCTAGATCCTGGTGTCTTGTTGTACAGGGTAGTGAACTGTTCTGATCTCAGCAGGCAGTGACACCAGTGATGTCGATTGAAATGGAGACCACTTATCTTTTCAACTCCTGCCACGCAAAAGAAGAGAGAAATATTTTCTGATGTGACTTTAAAACATTGGATGTGTCTTTGTGCCATCTAAACGCTGTTTACTTGATTCATATTGTACTCACTCCTTCCCAACTCCTTTTTAACCATGGTCCATCCTGCACTGGGGAGCCTGGCCCTTCACCGTCCTCAGTTAAGATTTCAAGATTTGGATTATTGAGTCTTAATAACAGAGCAGCCAGTTGTCACAACACTAATTTGCTAAATTTTAGGACCTACTCAAAATATAAGATACAAGAAATGATGCAACATTTTCTTGTTTTGGATTTGGAGCGAATCAGGAATGATTTAAGTTGAGCCCACTTCAGTTATGATTATAGTGTCGCGACCAGGTGAGGCAGGACGTAAGGACTCCCTCTTTTTTTTCCTTGTTCCTCAGTTGATcgtaattaaaaaatatatattataaaaACGACTGTGCCAATTCAGCATGTGTACTTAACTATTTACGTGCTGATTGCAAATAACTCCGTTCAACaagctttcttgagtttaaacatgtATAAACCCACCCAGGTAAAGATATTCAAATATTAAAAAGGTGAACAAACATCCCAATTGTTGAAACGCGCACACaataatagaatcgtagaatcctacagtgcagaaggaggctattcagcccattaagcctgcaccaacaactatcccacccaggccctatctccgtaaccccacatttaccttgcaaatccccctgacagtaagggtcaatttagcatggccaatcaacctaacccacacatctttggactgtgggaggaaaccggatcacccggaggaaacccacacagacacggggagcatgtgcaaactccacacgcatagtgacccaaggctggaattgaacccgggtccctggcgctgtgaggcagccgtgctaaccactgtgccaccgtgctgcccatggaagCACACAAAAATACAATTACAAAGTAACTTGGGGCAAAATTAAGATTCAACAATAGAAAGTAAGTAAATAAGGAGTTCACTGATTGTAAATCCTTTACAATGTTGTTTGGGGCTGAGGCAGTTCTTCAGTTGCATTTGGTTTTCTCCTGGGAACATT comes from Mustelus asterias chromosome 12, sMusAst1.hap1.1, whole genome shotgun sequence and encodes:
- the orai2 gene encoding protein orai-2, whose protein sequence is MSSERSAPAGSPAPPGSEPDAGATDYRDWVRRSYLELVSSNHHSVQALSWRKLYLSRAKLKASSRTSALLSGFAMVAMVEVQLEMEYNYPKFLLIAFSACTTVLVAVHLFALLISTCILPNVEAVSNIHNLNSVNESPHERMHYYIELAWGFSTALGILLFLTEVVLLCWIKFLPVDQTGKDGKKTDPAQAGHTGWNAALASTIIMVPVGLIFVIFTIHFYRSLVGHKTERHNQEIEELHKLKVQLDGHDRVLQMV